A single Curtobacterium sp. MCJR17_020 DNA region contains:
- a CDS encoding ferredoxin encodes MSGAPSGATAVGPVALHVDWTRCRGRGLCTELFAERLARDEWGYPIARDGGGTRDVPVRPDERAAAADAVAMCPLQALRLVER; translated from the coding sequence GTGAGCGGCGCACCGAGCGGTGCCACCGCCGTCGGTCCCGTCGCACTGCACGTCGACTGGACCCGCTGCCGGGGACGCGGCCTGTGCACCGAACTCTTCGCCGAGCGGCTGGCGCGCGACGAGTGGGGCTACCCGATCGCGCGGGACGGCGGCGGCACCCGCGACGTGCCGGTGCGGCCGGACGAACGCGCCGCCGCTGCGGACGCGGTGGCCATGTGCCCGCTGCAGGCATTGCGACTGGTGGAGCGGTGA
- a CDS encoding lytic transglycosylase domain-containing protein, translating into MRLTPSRGVLVAAAVVVGALVAPVLTAVPASATEYPTWQDVQQAKGNETAKRAEVTKVQAALQSAQDEAAAKSQAALTASSKADAAEAELAEATQAATSLQAQAHRASETAERAQTRAGQLAANLYRDGSTNQMTTRIATAGNPDQLLYQLGALDQLSSTWSGVMDEASVAAGTASSLHEQAERAETERATRAQAAEERSAAAESAEAVANAAVESTEQHSDELYAQLASLRDTTAEQAAGYELGQKVAAQKAEQQRKRAAAAAAQAAASASASADTGSGGSTSASGGGGTSYPSTGGVVVDPAAAQAYARSALGSYGWGDDQFSCLVSLWTQESGWRANALNASSGAYGIPQSLPADKMSAAGADWRTNANTQINWGLAYIKSAYGSPCGAWGHEMSVNPHWY; encoded by the coding sequence ATGCGTCTCACCCCCTCGCGGGGCGTGCTCGTCGCGGCCGCCGTGGTCGTCGGCGCGCTCGTCGCCCCGGTCCTCACCGCTGTCCCGGCGTCCGCGACGGAGTACCCGACCTGGCAGGACGTGCAGCAGGCCAAGGGGAACGAGACCGCCAAGCGCGCCGAGGTCACCAAGGTGCAGGCCGCGCTGCAGTCGGCGCAGGACGAGGCCGCGGCGAAGTCGCAGGCCGCGCTGACGGCCTCGTCGAAGGCGGACGCGGCCGAGGCGGAGCTGGCGGAGGCCACCCAGGCCGCCACGAGCCTCCAGGCCCAGGCGCACCGCGCGTCCGAGACGGCCGAGCGCGCGCAGACACGCGCCGGGCAGCTGGCGGCGAACCTGTACCGCGACGGCAGCACGAACCAGATGACCACCCGGATCGCGACCGCGGGCAACCCCGACCAGCTGCTCTACCAGCTGGGCGCCCTCGACCAGCTGTCGTCCACGTGGTCCGGCGTGATGGACGAGGCGTCCGTCGCGGCCGGCACGGCATCGTCACTGCACGAACAGGCCGAACGTGCCGAGACCGAACGCGCGACGCGTGCGCAGGCGGCCGAGGAACGGTCCGCGGCGGCGGAGTCCGCCGAGGCCGTGGCGAACGCCGCGGTCGAGTCGACCGAGCAGCACAGCGACGAGCTGTACGCGCAGCTCGCGTCACTCCGGGACACCACCGCCGAGCAGGCCGCCGGGTACGAGCTCGGGCAGAAGGTCGCGGCGCAGAAGGCCGAACAGCAGCGCAAGCGTGCGGCGGCCGCCGCGGCACAGGCGGCGGCATCAGCCTCGGCGAGCGCCGACACCGGCAGCGGCGGGAGCACCAGCGCCAGTGGCGGCGGGGGCACGAGCTACCCGAGCACCGGCGGTGTCGTGGTGGACCCCGCGGCCGCACAGGCGTACGCGCGGAGCGCCCTGGGCTCGTACGGTTGGGGCGACGACCAGTTCTCCTGCCTGGTGTCGCTGTGGACGCAGGAGTCCGGCTGGCGGGCGAACGCGCTGAACGCCTCGAGCGGCGCCTACGGCATCCCGCAGTCGCTGCCCGCTGACAAGATGTCGGCGGCCGGGGCGGACTGGCGGACGAACGCGAACACGCAGATCAACTGGGGACTCGCCTACATCAAGAGCGCCTACGGGTCGCCGTGCGGTGCGTGGGGCCACGAGATGAGCGTCAACCCGCACTGGTACTGA
- a CDS encoding polyribonucleotide nucleotidyltransferase, which translates to MEGPEIKFAEAVIDNGKYGKRTVRFETGRLAQQAQGAVAAYLDEETMLLSATSAGKHPREGFDFFPLTVDVEERSYAAGKIPGSFFRREGRPSTEAILVCRLIDRPLRPSFVDGLRNEVQIVITVLSIAPDEFYDALAINAASASTQISGLPFSGPIAGVRLALIDGQWVAFPKASQLADAVFDLTVAGRVVTDEAGNEDVAIMMVEAEATEHSWELIQGGATKPDEAVVAQGLEAAKPFLKSLVDAQAKLAAQSAKEIQDYPVFPPYAPEVYSAVEALALSELGDVYKIAAKTERQDADDALKSRVKEAIASKVSAGELPEVANSQVSAAYKSVTKKVVRGRILTEQVRMDGRGLADIRPLDAEVAVIPRVHGSAIFQRGETQILGVTTLNMLKMEQQIDSLSPVTKKRYLHHYNFPPYSTGETGRVGSPKRREIGHGFLAERALVPVLPTREEFPYAIRQVSEALSSNGSTSMGSVCASTLSLLNAGVPLKAPVAGIAMGLVSDTVDGQTRYAALTDILGAEDALGDMDFKVAGTSEFVTAIQLDTKLDGIPSTVLDAALKQAKEARSAILGVLNEAIDAPDEMADTAPRVISVQIPVDKIGELIGPKGKTINGIQDETGADISIEDNGTVYIGAVDGPSAEAARASVNAIANPTNPEIGDQFLGTVVKIATFGAFVSLLPGRDGLLHVSEVRKLAGGKRVENVEDVLGVGQKVLVEVTKVDDRGKLSLAPVVAEESDTDSSGAREESTDATV; encoded by the coding sequence TTGGAGGGTCCCGAGATCAAGTTCGCCGAAGCCGTCATCGACAACGGCAAGTACGGCAAGCGCACCGTCCGGTTCGAGACCGGTCGGCTCGCACAGCAGGCGCAGGGCGCGGTCGCCGCGTACCTCGACGAGGAAACGATGCTCCTCTCGGCCACCAGCGCCGGCAAGCACCCGCGTGAAGGATTCGACTTCTTCCCGCTGACCGTCGACGTCGAGGAGCGCTCCTACGCCGCCGGCAAGATCCCCGGCTCGTTCTTCCGCCGCGAAGGCCGTCCGTCGACCGAGGCCATCCTGGTCTGCCGACTCATCGACCGGCCGCTGCGCCCGTCGTTCGTCGACGGCCTGCGCAACGAGGTCCAGATCGTCATCACCGTCCTGAGCATCGCTCCGGACGAGTTCTACGACGCGCTGGCGATCAACGCCGCGTCCGCGTCGACGCAGATCTCCGGCCTGCCGTTCTCCGGCCCGATCGCCGGTGTGCGCCTCGCGCTCATCGACGGCCAGTGGGTCGCGTTCCCGAAGGCATCGCAGCTCGCCGACGCGGTCTTCGACCTCACCGTCGCCGGCCGTGTCGTCACCGACGAGGCGGGCAACGAGGACGTCGCCATCATGATGGTCGAGGCCGAGGCCACCGAACACAGCTGGGAACTCATCCAGGGCGGCGCCACCAAGCCCGACGAGGCCGTCGTCGCGCAGGGTCTCGAGGCGGCCAAGCCGTTCCTCAAGTCCCTCGTCGACGCCCAGGCGAAGCTCGCCGCGCAGTCGGCCAAGGAGATCCAGGACTACCCGGTCTTCCCGCCGTACGCGCCCGAGGTCTACTCCGCGGTCGAGGCCCTCGCGCTCTCCGAGCTCGGTGACGTCTACAAGATCGCCGCCAAGACCGAGCGCCAGGACGCCGACGACGCACTCAAGTCGCGCGTCAAGGAGGCCATCGCGTCGAAGGTGTCGGCGGGCGAACTGCCCGAGGTCGCCAACTCGCAGGTCAGTGCCGCGTACAAGTCGGTCACGAAGAAGGTCGTCCGCGGCCGCATCCTGACCGAGCAGGTCCGCATGGACGGCCGCGGCCTGGCCGACATCCGTCCGCTCGACGCCGAAGTCGCCGTGATCCCGCGCGTCCACGGTTCGGCGATCTTCCAGCGCGGCGAGACGCAGATCCTCGGCGTCACCACGCTGAACATGCTCAAGATGGAGCAGCAGATCGACTCGCTGTCGCCCGTCACGAAGAAGCGCTACCTGCACCACTACAACTTCCCGCCCTACTCGACCGGTGAGACCGGCCGTGTGGGTTCGCCGAAGCGTCGCGAGATCGGGCACGGCTTCCTCGCTGAGCGCGCCCTCGTGCCGGTGCTGCCGACGCGTGAGGAGTTCCCGTACGCCATCCGTCAGGTCTCCGAGGCGCTCAGCTCCAACGGTTCGACCTCGATGGGGTCCGTCTGCGCCTCGACCCTCTCGCTGCTCAACGCCGGTGTGCCCCTCAAGGCCCCGGTCGCCGGCATCGCGATGGGCCTGGTGTCCGACACCGTCGACGGCCAGACCCGCTACGCGGCACTGACCGACATCCTCGGTGCCGAGGACGCCCTCGGCGACATGGACTTCAAGGTCGCCGGTACCTCGGAGTTCGTCACCGCGATCCAGCTCGACACCAAGCTCGACGGCATCCCGTCGACGGTGCTCGACGCGGCGCTGAAGCAGGCCAAGGAGGCCCGCTCGGCCATCCTCGGTGTGCTGAACGAGGCGATCGACGCCCCCGACGAGATGGCGGACACCGCTCCTCGCGTCATCTCGGTGCAGATCCCCGTCGACAAGATCGGCGAGCTGATCGGCCCGAAGGGCAAGACGATCAACGGCATCCAGGACGAGACCGGTGCCGACATCTCGATCGAGGACAACGGCACCGTCTACATCGGTGCCGTCGACGGACCGTCGGCCGAGGCCGCTCGTGCGTCGGTCAACGCGATCGCGAACCCGACCAACCCGGAGATCGGGGACCAGTTCCTCGGCACCGTCGTGAAGATCGCCACGTTCGGCGCCTTCGTGTCGCTGCTCCCGGGCCGTGACGGTCTGCTCCACGTCTCCGAGGTGCGCAAGCTCGCCGGTGGCAAGCGTGTGGAGAACGTCGAGGACGTCCTGGGCGTCGGCCAGAAGGTCCTGGTCGAGGTCACCAAGGTGGACGACCGTGGCAAGCTGTCGCTCGCGCCGGTCGTCGCCGAGGAGTCGGACACCGACTCCAGCGGTGCCCGCGAGGAGTCGACGGACGCCACCGTCTGA
- a CDS encoding YbhB/YbcL family Raf kinase inhibitor-like protein — translation MANDPNWNLPEVPSFTLTSPDFTDGGALPTSARGTDAGGEDRSPALEWSGAPEGTKSFVLTVYDPDAPTGSGFWHWSLTDIPGSATSLPAGAGTDDALLPAEALRRRNEFGTDTFLGAAPPAGHGVHRYFFTLSALDVPLLEAPADATPAVVGFVLREHLLGRAQLVGTQETPAA, via the coding sequence ATGGCCAACGACCCCAACTGGAACCTCCCCGAGGTCCCCTCGTTCACCCTGACCAGCCCCGACTTCACCGACGGCGGCGCACTGCCGACCTCGGCGCGCGGCACCGACGCGGGTGGCGAGGACCGCTCCCCCGCACTCGAGTGGTCCGGCGCTCCCGAGGGCACGAAGAGCTTCGTGCTCACCGTGTACGACCCCGACGCCCCGACCGGTTCGGGCTTCTGGCACTGGAGCCTGACCGACATCCCGGGCTCGGCGACCTCGCTGCCCGCCGGCGCCGGAACCGACGACGCCCTGCTGCCAGCAGAGGCACTCCGCCGCCGCAACGAGTTCGGTACCGACACGTTCCTCGGCGCCGCTCCGCCCGCCGGCCACGGCGTGCACCGTTACTTCTTCACGCTGAGCGCCCTCGACGTGCCGCTGCTCGAGGCACCGGCCGACGCGACCCCCGCGGTCGTCGGGTTCGTGCTGCGCGAGCACCTGCTCGGTCGCGCGCAGCTCGTCGGCACGCAGGAGACCCCCGCCGCCTGA
- a CDS encoding TetR/AcrR family transcriptional regulator, whose amino-acid sequence MTVDSPQPAVQRLPGPSTNLASPDGSSVPPTPRSGGAKVRILETATRLFYEEGIHSVGVDRLISEASVTKATFYKHYGSKDNLILAYIRTQHERVQERLEQLVTDAGSPAAAVRAWVTALADEVNDPDFRGCAFLNAAAEYHDPRDPVREVVATHRDWYTDRLATLLQESGHQLPGDGADELMLARDGAMAGAYAGDAIAATAALGRVVDRVLAA is encoded by the coding sequence GTGACGGTCGATTCCCCCCAACCGGCCGTCCAGCGTCTCCCTGGTCCGAGCACGAACCTCGCGTCGCCGGACGGGTCGAGCGTCCCCCCGACTCCCCGCTCCGGCGGCGCGAAGGTCCGCATCCTCGAGACGGCCACGCGACTCTTCTACGAAGAGGGCATCCACAGCGTCGGCGTCGACCGCCTCATCTCCGAGGCGAGCGTCACGAAGGCGACGTTCTACAAGCACTACGGGTCGAAGGACAACCTGATCCTCGCCTACATCCGCACGCAGCACGAGCGGGTGCAGGAACGCCTGGAACAGCTCGTCACCGACGCCGGCTCCCCCGCCGCAGCGGTCCGCGCCTGGGTCACCGCCCTGGCGGACGAGGTCAACGACCCCGACTTCCGCGGGTGCGCGTTCCTCAACGCCGCCGCCGAGTACCACGACCCCCGCGACCCCGTGCGCGAGGTGGTCGCCACCCACCGCGACTGGTACACCGACCGGCTCGCCACCCTGCTGCAGGAGTCCGGCCACCAGCTGCCGGGCGACGGCGCCGACGAGCTCATGCTCGCGCGCGACGGCGCGATGGCCGGCGCCTACGCCGGTGACGCCATCGCGGCGACGGCAGCGCTCGGTCGCGTCGTCGACCGCGTCCTCGCCGCCTGA
- a CDS encoding pitrilysin family protein: MNQPVPLPLGAPDTSFLTSGGAFVRRTVLPSGVRVLTEAVPGAASTSIGFWVGVGSRDERDGQFGSTHFLEHLLFKGTETRSALDIAIAFDSVGGEHNAATAKEYTCYYARVRDADVPMAVQVIGDMVTGSVLDPEAFAVERGVILEELAMAADDPADVAGEAFFAAAFGGHPLGRPIGGTPDSIRAVQRDEVLAHYREHYAPNGIVVTAAGAVDHDRFCDTVAAVFHDAPHAEPLARRTPQTVADPIEPKLSVVHRPTEQVSMLRGSQGLDLRDDRRPSLSVLNAVLGGGMSSRLFQEVRERRGLAYAVSSFAPAYLDNGAFGVYAGCAPDNVPGVIEIIDAEFRRMVDDGITDDELRRAKGQIEGALTLSLEDSDARMTRLGRSELGTGEYTDLSTALERVDRVTTDGVLELARDLLTRPTITSVVGAVQQGELAAAIGMGS, from the coding sequence ATGAACCAGCCAGTGCCACTGCCGCTCGGGGCCCCGGACACGTCCTTCCTGACGTCCGGAGGGGCCTTCGTCCGCCGCACCGTGCTGCCGTCGGGTGTCCGTGTGCTGACCGAAGCCGTGCCCGGTGCCGCTTCGACGAGCATCGGGTTCTGGGTCGGCGTCGGTTCGCGCGACGAACGCGACGGCCAGTTCGGATCGACCCACTTCCTCGAGCACCTGCTGTTCAAGGGCACCGAGACCCGGTCGGCGCTCGACATCGCGATCGCGTTCGACTCGGTCGGCGGCGAGCACAACGCCGCGACGGCCAAGGAGTACACCTGCTACTACGCACGGGTGCGGGACGCCGACGTCCCGATGGCCGTGCAGGTGATCGGTGACATGGTGACCGGCTCGGTGCTCGACCCCGAGGCGTTCGCGGTCGAGCGCGGTGTCATCCTCGAAGAACTCGCGATGGCCGCCGACGACCCGGCCGACGTCGCGGGCGAAGCGTTCTTCGCCGCGGCCTTCGGCGGACACCCGCTCGGTCGCCCGATCGGCGGGACCCCGGACAGCATCCGCGCGGTCCAGCGGGACGAGGTCCTGGCCCACTACCGCGAGCACTACGCACCGAACGGCATCGTCGTGACCGCCGCCGGTGCCGTCGACCACGACCGGTTCTGCGACACGGTGGCTGCCGTGTTCCACGACGCCCCGCACGCCGAGCCGCTCGCGCGCCGGACGCCCCAGACCGTCGCCGACCCCATCGAACCGAAGCTGTCGGTGGTCCACCGTCCGACGGAGCAGGTCAGCATGCTGCGCGGCTCGCAGGGGCTCGACCTGCGCGACGACCGCCGACCGTCCCTCAGCGTCCTGAACGCCGTGCTCGGCGGGGGCATGAGCTCCCGGCTCTTCCAAGAGGTCCGCGAGCGACGCGGCCTCGCCTACGCGGTGTCGTCCTTCGCGCCCGCCTACCTCGACAACGGCGCCTTCGGCGTCTACGCGGGCTGTGCGCCCGACAACGTCCCCGGCGTCATCGAGATCATCGACGCCGAGTTCCGCCGCATGGTGGACGACGGCATCACGGACGACGAGCTCCGCCGTGCGAAGGGCCAGATCGAAGGGGCCCTGACGCTCTCGCTCGAGGACTCCGACGCCCGGATGACCCGCCTCGGCCGGTCCGAGCTCGGCACCGGGGAGTACACCGACCTGTCGACCGCACTGGAGCGGGTCGACCGCGTCACCACCGACGGCGTGCTCGAACTCGCCCGCGATCTCCTGACCCGCCCGACGATCACGTCGGTGGTCGGGGCGGTGCAGCAGGGCGAGCTCGCCGCAGCGATCGGGATGGGCAGCTGA
- a CDS encoding histidine phosphatase family protein, producing MSHYLYLVRHGEHQDAEHGLRDGKLSERGKRQAMLVADRLGGLPFDGVYHSPLEAPSETAAFLAQRLPSIQPEPSTLLFDCVPSGPTPDMPHAYQGWYGGVTEEEIIAGQAQMGDAVSEWFTPAREDRHDLLITHNAVIGWFVREAFQAPEWRWMGTNVAHTALTIIRIRSAKPAEVVALNDLAHLPVELRTGLPVDQPV from the coding sequence ATGTCGCACTACCTGTACCTCGTCCGGCACGGCGAACACCAGGACGCCGAGCACGGCCTCCGCGACGGCAAGCTGTCGGAACGCGGCAAGCGCCAGGCCATGCTCGTCGCCGATCGCCTCGGCGGGCTGCCGTTCGACGGCGTGTACCACTCCCCGTTGGAGGCCCCGAGCGAGACCGCCGCGTTCCTGGCGCAGCGACTGCCGTCGATCCAGCCCGAACCGTCGACGCTGCTGTTCGACTGCGTCCCCTCCGGCCCGACCCCGGACATGCCGCATGCCTACCAGGGCTGGTACGGCGGCGTCACGGAAGAGGAGATCATCGCCGGCCAGGCGCAGATGGGCGACGCCGTCTCCGAGTGGTTCACCCCGGCGCGCGAGGACCGGCACGACCTGCTCATCACCCACAACGCCGTGATCGGCTGGTTCGTGCGCGAGGCGTTCCAGGCGCCCGAGTGGCGCTGGATGGGCACGAACGTCGCGCACACCGCGCTCACGATCATCCGGATCCGTTCCGCGAAGCCGGCCGAGGTGGTCGCCCTGAACGACCTGGCCCACCTGCCGGTGGAGCTCCGCACCGGGCTGCCGGTCGACCAGCCCGTCTAG
- a CDS encoding GNAT family N-acetyltransferase, translated as MSVEVRTVPADLPEVDVLLGAYLDEREATFPSAQGAYSRKRTPAAEFTPPNGVFAVAYDGGVAVGCGGLRRIADDPDATITDVRFEVKHVFVTPAGRGKGVATALMDALEQDGAALGATSIVLDTNDSLVAAGAMYRSRGYERVAPFNENPNATAWYRKPVSR; from the coding sequence ATGTCAGTCGAGGTCAGGACCGTGCCGGCCGATCTGCCCGAGGTCGACGTCCTGCTCGGCGCGTACCTCGACGAGCGCGAGGCGACGTTCCCCAGTGCGCAGGGCGCGTACTCGCGGAAGCGCACCCCGGCGGCGGAGTTCACGCCGCCGAACGGGGTCTTCGCTGTGGCGTACGACGGCGGGGTCGCTGTCGGCTGCGGCGGCCTGCGGCGGATCGCGGACGACCCCGACGCGACCATCACGGACGTCCGGTTCGAGGTCAAGCACGTCTTCGTCACCCCGGCGGGACGGGGCAAGGGCGTGGCCACGGCGCTGATGGACGCGCTCGAACAGGACGGCGCCGCGCTGGGCGCGACGAGCATCGTGCTCGACACGAACGACTCGCTCGTCGCTGCGGGCGCGATGTACCGCAGCCGGGGCTACGAGCGCGTCGCGCCGTTCAACGAGAACCCGAACGCGACCGCCTGGTACCGCAAGCCGGTCTCCCGCTAG
- a CDS encoding dihydrodipicolinate reductase C-terminal domain-containing protein: MVTPVAVVGATGRLGGLVASVVEELPEFELVARLSSKDGAHEAPPSVFGGAALVVDVTVPALSPAIVENALSSGANVLVGTSGWSADRLAKLRTALQERPDQGVLVVPNFSIGSVLGTHLATIAAPWFPSVEIVETHHAGKIDSPSGTAVRTAELIAEARRDVGPVEAPHVDQRARGQQVASVPIHSLRLPGVKAVQDVLLSGPGETLTIRHDTNDDVAYVAGIRAALSALGSARGLTVGLGSVLGIG; encoded by the coding sequence ATGGTCACTCCCGTCGCCGTCGTCGGCGCCACCGGTCGTCTCGGGGGCCTCGTGGCCTCCGTCGTCGAGGAACTCCCGGAGTTCGAGCTCGTCGCCCGTCTGTCGTCGAAGGACGGTGCCCACGAAGCACCGCCGTCGGTGTTCGGCGGTGCCGCGCTCGTCGTGGACGTGACGGTGCCGGCGCTCAGCCCCGCGATCGTCGAGAACGCGCTGTCGAGCGGGGCGAACGTCCTCGTCGGCACGTCCGGATGGTCCGCCGACCGTCTCGCGAAGCTCCGCACCGCCCTGCAGGAGCGTCCCGACCAGGGCGTCCTCGTGGTCCCGAACTTCTCGATCGGGTCGGTGCTCGGCACCCACCTCGCCACCATCGCGGCGCCGTGGTTCCCCTCCGTCGAGATCGTCGAGACGCACCACGCCGGCAAGATCGACTCGCCGTCCGGCACCGCGGTGCGCACCGCCGAGCTGATCGCCGAGGCCCGTCGCGACGTCGGCCCGGTCGAGGCTCCGCACGTCGACCAGCGCGCCCGCGGCCAGCAGGTGGCGAGCGTGCCGATCCACTCGCTCCGGCTGCCCGGGGTGAAGGCCGTGCAGGACGTCCTGCTCAGCGGCCCCGGCGAGACCCTGACGATCCGGCACGACACCAACGACGACGTCGCCTACGTCGCCGGGATCCGTGCGGCGCTGTCGGCGCTCGGATCCGCCCGCGGGCTCACCGTGGGCCTCGGCAGCGTCCTCGGCATCGGCTGA
- a CDS encoding tetratricopeptide repeat protein: protein MTLLLALYIALVGQRAVAFIATGIPIGIGIGVALFVVAAIGALLLVLEFRFGIRITRLGSRLEAEGGAPEDVVPVRPSGRPTREAADELFPQYKAAVEQDPANWRAWYRLGVVYDAAGDRKRARAAMRTALSRSSA, encoded by the coding sequence ATGACCCTGCTGTTGGCGCTCTACATCGCGCTCGTCGGGCAGCGGGCCGTGGCCTTCATCGCCACCGGCATCCCGATCGGGATCGGCATCGGCGTCGCACTGTTCGTCGTCGCCGCGATCGGGGCGCTGCTGCTCGTGCTCGAGTTCCGCTTCGGCATCCGGATCACCCGGCTCGGATCCCGGCTCGAGGCCGAGGGCGGTGCACCGGAGGACGTCGTGCCCGTGCGTCCGTCCGGCCGTCCGACGCGCGAGGCCGCCGACGAACTCTTCCCGCAGTACAAGGCCGCCGTCGAGCAGGACCCGGCGAACTGGCGCGCCTGGTACCGGCTCGGGGTCGTCTACGACGCCGCGGGGGACCGCAAGCGCGCTCGAGCCGCGATGCGGACGGCCCTCTCGCGGTCGAGCGCCTGA
- a CDS encoding TIGR01777 family oxidoreductase: MADTAAEPLSILIAGASGFIGTPLVRALREAGHHVTTLVRREPHTATEFRWAPGRRPLDPAIVDGADVVINLAGANIGKLPWTAKYREEIRRSRVDATDTLVEAMRHASTPPALFLSGSASGVYGDRPADVLQDDAAPGTGFLAEVCTAWEAAANAAPDGVRVVTLRTGIVIGEGGGALAPLIPLTRAGLGGRLGTGGQHWPWIALEDEVGAIVHLATSPSASGVSGPVNLAGPEAVVADRITKRVAEDLHRPYLFRIPEFALRLALQDAADEMLLSSQRMVPMKLLESGYVFRYTRAVDAVDAVL; this comes from the coding sequence ATGGCAGACACGGCGGCAGAGCCCCTCTCGATCCTGATCGCCGGTGCGTCCGGTTTCATCGGCACCCCGCTCGTCCGCGCGCTGCGCGAGGCGGGCCACCACGTGACCACGCTCGTCCGACGCGAGCCGCACACGGCCACCGAGTTCCGATGGGCTCCGGGTCGCCGGCCGCTCGACCCGGCCATCGTCGACGGTGCGGACGTGGTGATCAACCTGGCGGGGGCGAACATCGGCAAGCTGCCCTGGACCGCGAAGTACCGCGAGGAGATCCGGCGCTCCCGCGTCGACGCGACCGACACCCTGGTCGAGGCGATGCGGCACGCCAGCACTCCCCCGGCACTGTTCCTGTCCGGATCGGCGTCCGGCGTGTACGGCGACCGACCGGCGGACGTCCTGCAGGACGACGCGGCGCCCGGCACCGGGTTCCTCGCCGAGGTCTGCACCGCGTGGGAGGCCGCGGCGAACGCTGCCCCGGACGGCGTCCGTGTGGTGACCCTCCGCACGGGCATCGTGATCGGCGAGGGCGGCGGCGCGCTCGCACCCCTGATCCCGCTCACCCGGGCAGGGCTCGGCGGTCGCCTCGGAACCGGCGGGCAGCACTGGCCGTGGATCGCGCTCGAGGACGAGGTCGGGGCGATCGTGCACCTGGCGACGAGCCCGTCGGCGTCCGGGGTCAGCGGGCCGGTGAACCTGGCCGGACCGGAAGCCGTCGTCGCCGACCGCATCACCAAGCGCGTCGCCGAGGACCTGCACCGGCCGTACCTGTTCCGGATCCCGGAGTTCGCGCTGCGCCTGGCGCTGCAGGACGCCGCCGACGAGATGCTGCTGTCGAGTCAGCGGATGGTGCCGATGAAGCTGCTCGAGTCCGGCTACGTGTTCCGGTACACGCGTGCGGTGGACGCGGTCGACGCGGTCCTCTGA
- a CDS encoding thymidylate synthase, with the protein MSDSETVQPDPTVPTPYEDLLRRVLTEGTPKGDRTGTGTRSLFGAQLRYDLSKGFPLVSTKRVHFKSIAYELLWFLRGDGNATWLQEHGVRIWNEWADEDGDLGPVYGVQWRSWPTPSGEHVDQIAQVIDQIRTNPDSRRLIVSAWNVADIPDMALAPCHAFFQFYVNDGKLSCQLYQRSADMFLGVPFNIASYALLTHMIAAQTGLEVGDFVWTGGDCHVYDNHVEQVEEQLSRTAYALPTLELAPRDSIDDYEYEDFTVVGYHHHPAIKAAVAV; encoded by the coding sequence GTGAGCGACAGCGAGACCGTGCAGCCCGACCCCACCGTGCCGACCCCGTACGAGGACCTGCTCCGCCGGGTCCTGACCGAGGGCACGCCGAAGGGTGACCGCACCGGCACCGGGACCCGCAGCCTGTTCGGCGCGCAGCTCCGCTACGACCTGTCGAAGGGCTTCCCGCTCGTTTCCACGAAGCGCGTGCACTTCAAGTCGATCGCGTACGAGCTGCTCTGGTTCCTGCGCGGCGACGGCAACGCCACCTGGCTGCAGGAGCACGGTGTCCGGATCTGGAACGAGTGGGCGGACGAGGACGGCGACCTCGGCCCCGTCTACGGCGTGCAGTGGCGCTCGTGGCCGACCCCGTCCGGCGAGCACGTCGACCAGATCGCCCAGGTCATCGACCAGATCCGCACGAACCCGGACAGCCGCCGGCTCATCGTCTCGGCGTGGAACGTCGCCGACATCCCGGACATGGCGCTCGCACCGTGCCACGCGTTCTTCCAGTTCTACGTCAACGACGGCAAGCTCTCGTGCCAGCTCTACCAGCGGAGCGCCGACATGTTCCTCGGCGTCCCGTTCAACATCGCGTCCTACGCCCTGCTGACCCACATGATCGCCGCGCAGACCGGGCTCGAGGTCGGCGACTTCGTCTGGACCGGCGGCGACTGCCACGTCTACGACAACCACGTCGAGCAGGTCGAGGAGCAGCTGTCCCGCACGGCGTACGCCCTGCCGACGCTCGAGCTCGCGCCGCGCGACTCGATCGACGACTACGAGTACGAGGACTTCACCGTCGTCGGCTACCACCACCACCCGGCGATCAAGGCCGCGGTCGCCGTCTGA